The Scylla paramamosain isolate STU-SP2022 chromosome 27, ASM3559412v1, whole genome shotgun sequence genome contains the following window.
aaaccaaacagattgtctatgaaaattctttaatgaaagagatgtttggccctaaaaagggcctagatattgctgttatgaagatcattcgtggatgacttcttaggcacgctcgccacggatgcgacgagccagttggatgtcctttggcatgatagtcacgcgcttggcatggatggcgcacaggttggtatcctcaaacagacccacgaggtaagcctcggaagcttcctggagagccatgacagcagaggactggaagcggaggtcagtcttgaaatcctgagcaatttcacgcaccaggcgctggaaaggcagtttcctgataagcagctcagtgctcttctgataacggcggatctcacggagagcaacggttccaggcctgtaacggtggggtttcttgacacctccagtggctggagcagacttgcgagctgcctttgtagcaagctgcttgcggggcgccttgccaccagtggacttgcgagccgtttgcttggtacgtgccatagttgtggtaacaacaactcacaacgaacactcagctgagtctgcccgcgcgaTTTGCGATTTGGGGGGGATAGAAAAGCTGGGTGAAAATAAAGAGGTAGagtgggtgggaagggaagattggaggtttatagtgagaaaggaaatatagtaGTAGACATGAAGTTGACGGGCAAACCGTCTTGCTTTATTGATAGTGTGTTATTTTGGGTAGTGTGTTAGTTATTCAACTAGGGGCAGGTGCTCAACCGACTGTTTGCTGTTAGCATGATATGCAgttttgtattgtttatttatttagtttatttaattttcccccTCGTTCCCTCTCTGCATCCGGGTGTCAGCTGACAGAGCCGGTGTCCTCCACCCCTTGCCGGGGGAAAGTGGTAAACGGTGAGCCACCTTGCTCTACACAGCCGTTACTGTACCACATCTCACTCCTGGCAACTCGGGGCGCAGAGCAGAGACGAGAGGAAACTGTCAGCGTACTTTGGATTGTTGTGTTATGATGATGTAGTTATTTGACTattgtattcttccttttcagAAGCTGTTTACTTTGGTTTCTGTGGCAGGTGGTGTCATCAGGTAGGTATTAAATTTAAGTGTGTGTTATGGTAAGTAttcatgttgttgttaatatagTGATGTTCGATTGTAAATAGGAGCTGGTGTgtctttatttatgtaggaTATTGGTCTCTTAAACCATCCGTGTTCTTTAGATATTTCCTCTGATATGATATTTTGATATTCGTGTATCTTTAGTtcattaataattttgtttttgatagtGTTACCTCGTTCATGGTATATTATGTTTAATGGTTTTATGTGTGCATTATGATGTAgttgttctgttgtttttgtgtaaggGTATTTTGCTTCTAAAGCAAATTTTAATGCCTTGTTCTGAATAATTTGTAGTTTAAGAGTAGCTGTTTTTGTGAGTGTATTGAGTGGATAAGCAGGAAAAGTGAGCACTGGTATTACACATGCTTTTACTAAGTGTAGCTTGATTTTGGTTGTGAGGCCGTGAAATCTTCTTATGTTTTTTAGGGCAATGTTTGCTTTATTCTGCATGTTTGCTACTTGGTTTTGTAGACCTCTTTGGTTGAATTTTATGCccagtatttttccttctttagaGAAGGGAATCAAGGAGTTTTCTATGTATATTGGTTCTGTGTATTGTACTGCTAGGGGGATTACTTGAAATttagttgtgtttgtttttatcttccattttttctcatagttattaattttaattatttctttctctgttttccttgcCATGAATTGTCTTGATTTACCAGGGTAACTGATTATTTGTGTTATATCGTCTGCATATATTATGTAACTGCAGCCTGGGGAGGGTTGAGGTATGTCTGAGGTGAATAGTGTGTATAAGGTTGGGGAGAGTGAGCTTCCTTGTGGGACTCCGCTCCTTAATGAAATAGGTTCACCTGTGTGATTGTTGATTTTAATATGAGCGTGTCGGTTTTCTATGAATGAGCATATTAGTTTTGTGAAAATGTCTGGCATATTTGTGTTGATTAGCTTATATATTAGGCCTCCATGCTATactttatcaaatgtttttgatACGTCTCTTAAAACTATAGAGCACTGGTGTTTCTTCCCTAATGCGTTTGCTattgtttctgttgttattgctatggCTGTTTCCGTGCCTCTTGCCCGTCTGAATCCATGTTGTGCTTGAGGGAGTATGTTATTTGATTCTATGTAGTGTCttagtcttttgtttattattttttccagtctgcccgcgcttcccacaaaatccctttatatatgaatcgggtgggcccgacgactccaaccctgccttgtgattggtcagaaacgtccagtgaggctcatcgcccacgcagtcaccgcatgaaagatgtgatcattattgttagtctaattaattttgttcttattcttattcttattcttattctttcttccctcattcataacaaatcttggaaaatatacagcagaactgacatgtcatttaaaattctaagacaatttgcaagaaagttgtgatattcttattttttcattctttttattctatttttttcttattcttgtcataattaatattgttatctttattatttttaattttttttattattcttcctattcttattcttatttatcctacttttagagagatgaggcttgtgcggtcacccatccaagttctgcccggaccccctgcttaaccttgctgatcccgccgtcagctgattagTCAAGaacggagaacaaggtgttgggagggcttaattctcttattcttattctttcctgtattgttgttgcattgttgtgctgaaaatgttggaaaatatgcactaaaattaacccttcattcataattctacgacaattagcaagagagatatattattacttttttcccgtatttttgttctttttattcttaatcttcttatttttatcatagttgttattgttattttattattttcgtttttcgttcattctcctcattcttattgctatttttttctattctcagagagatgaggcttttgtggtcacccatccaagttctgcccggaccccctgcttaactgcgctgatcccgccgttagctaattggccaagaccggagaactaggtgttgggaggccttctttctattattcttattctttctttccccattcatatcgttgtattggaaatgttggaaaatatacaaaagaattcacccttctatgacaattaggaagaaagacatgggatgctttctttctttttttttatattcctttattgtaatttttcttattcttgttataataattcttactgttatctttattacttaaaattttcgttcattctccctattcttattcttatttttcatttttttttttttcagacagatgaggcttgtgtagtcacccatccaagtattgcccgaaacccctgcgtaatctcgacgatttcatttgacaatacctatttacttatttatttattattatatttattaaaaaaaaaagaagaagaaaagaagatgaagaataaggtatgtaatcgaaatactctctctatactgtagcaatagtttagctggatgtgcttgtattgtgtcaaaaatacttgcaatatctgcaattgtaacctgcagtgtcggcataatgcataattaagcaatgaaaagaaaaattaataaaagaataaatgaaaaaaagaaagaaaaaagatacaattaacaactaaatatattagctacccctctacgtttctttatcactgcagaaaaatggaaacattttaacgtagacttgtcaaaatttatCTGAAATTAatggttaaataaggattgtcaccccttccccagaggatattcattgtctttgaatatatatatatatatatatatatatatatatatatatatatatatatatatatatatatatatatatatatatatatatatatatatatatatatatatatatatatatatatatatatatatatatatatatatatatatatatatatatatatatatattctttttatttaaagtcttatttacttatgttaattcttcttcactaagaaacagagagagagagagagagagagagagagagagagagagagagagagagagagagagagagagatgtaacgtccttgaggatagcagc
Protein-coding sequences here:
- the LOC135114315 gene encoding histone H3 — encoded protein: MARTKQTARKSTGGKAPRKQLATKAARKSAPATGGVKKPHRYRPGTVALREIRRYQKSTELLIRKLPFQRLVREIAQDFKTDLRFQSSAVMALQEASEAYLVGLFEDTNLCAIHAKRVTIMPKDIQLARRIRGERA